CTTCGCGCGGTCGATGATGCGCAGGTGGCCTTCGCTGTCGAGTACGCCCGCGTCGCCGGTGTGGAAGTAGCCGTTGGCATCGAGCACCTCGGCCGTGGCGTCGGGGCGCTTGTAGTACTCCTTGAGCACCGACACGCCGCGCACCAGCACTTCGCCGTCGTCCGCGATCTTCAGTTCGATGCCCGGCGCGGCGGTGCCCACCGTCTGCAGCTTGACCTTGCCGTCCTGCTGCAGGCACACGTAGGCGCAGGTCTCGGTCTGGCCGTAGAACTGCTTGAGGTTGACGCCGATGGAGCGATAGAAGCGGAACAGGTCGGGCCCGATGGCCGCGCCCGCGGTGTACGCCACGCGGATGCGGCTCATGCCCAGCACATTGCGCAGCGGCCCGTAGATCAGCAGGTTGCCGAGGCCGTACATCAGCCGGTCGCCCGTGCCCACCGAGGCGCCGTTGAGGATGTCGGCACCCACGCGCTGTGCGAGCGCCATGAACTTCGCATAGAGCCAGCGCTTCGGCGCCGCCGCGTCTTCCATGCGGATCGACACGGCGGTGAGCAAGCCTTCGAAGGTGCGCGGCGGGCCGAAGTAGTAGCTCGGGCCGATCTCGCGCATGTCGTTCATCACCGTCTCGGACGACTCGGGGCAGTTGAGCGTGAAGCCGCCCACCAGCCATTGCGCCACCGAGAACAGGTGGTCGCCCACCCACGCCATCGGCAGGTAGCTCATGATGTTGTCGCCGGGGCCGAGCTTGTCGGTCTCCACGCCGCCGCGGCCCGCCGCGATGAAGCTCGCGTGCGTCTGGCACACGCCCTTCGGACGTCCGGTGGTGCCCGAGGTATACAGAATGACGCCGACATCGGTGGCTTCGCCGCTCGCCACCGCGCGGTCGTAGTAGCCGGCATTGGCCTTGTCGAAGGCGCGGCCCAGTTCGCGCAGCTGCTCGTAGCTCATGAGCCCGGGCTGCTCGTAGTGGCGCAGGCCCTTGGGATCGTCGTAGATGATGTGGCGGATACCGTGCTGCTGCTCTTTCTGGAGCTCGCGGCATTCGAGCAGCTTGTCGACCTGCTCCTGGTCTTCGACGATCACGAAATCGATCGCCGCGTCCTGCAGCATGAAGACCATTTCGCTGGCCACCGCGTCCTGGTAGAGCGGCACCGGCACGCCGCGCAGGCTCTGCGCCGCGAGCACCGCCATGTACAGGTGCGGGCGGTTGGCGCCCACGATGGCCAGGTTGTCGAAGGGCTTGAAGCCCAGGCTCGCGAGGCCAGAGGCCATCTCGCGCACCTCTTGGGCGACGGCGCTCCAGTTCCAGGTTTGCCAGATGCCGAGGTCTTTCTCGCGGACGGCGGGCGACTCGGGCCGAGCCTGGGCGTGCGCGAGCAGCAGACGGGGAAAGGTGGGGGCGGTGGTTTGCACAGTGGGCGGATCGTAGGCCCCACTTTGACGCTGGGTTGTCGTTCCAACGACAATCCTAGGGACACTACTCCCCGGAGTTTCCCGATGCTTCACGGCCATTCAAACCACAGCCTGCATGGCGTTTCGATCAAGGACCGTGCGCGTTCCCCCAATGCCGTGGAGCTCGAAGGCATTCCGTGGCTGCTCGCGCTCACGCCCACCGAGCGCCGCCGCGCCGAGGCCGCGCTGGTGGTCGGCGAGGCCGAGGTCGGCGACCTGGTCTGCCGCGTCGGCCGCTCGCCCACGTACTGGTTCGGCGTGGTCGAGGGCCTGCTCAAGATGAGCAACGACAATGCCGACGGCGGCTCCGTCACTTACGCCGGCATACCGCCGGGCGGATGGTTCGGCGAA
The Variovorax paradoxus genome window above contains:
- a CDS encoding AMP-dependent synthetase/ligase translates to MQTTAPTFPRLLLAHAQARPESPAVREKDLGIWQTWNWSAVAQEVREMASGLASLGFKPFDNLAIVGANRPHLYMAVLAAQSLRGVPVPLYQDAVASEMVFMLQDAAIDFVIVEDQEQVDKLLECRELQKEQQHGIRHIIYDDPKGLRHYEQPGLMSYEQLRELGRAFDKANAGYYDRAVASGEATDVGVILYTSGTTGRPKGVCQTHASFIAAGRGGVETDKLGPGDNIMSYLPMAWVGDHLFSVAQWLVGGFTLNCPESSETVMNDMREIGPSYYFGPPRTFEGLLTAVSIRMEDAAAPKRWLYAKFMALAQRVGADILNGASVGTGDRLMYGLGNLLIYGPLRNVLGMSRIRVAYTAGAAIGPDLFRFYRSIGVNLKQFYGQTETCAYVCLQQDGKVKLQTVGTAAPGIELKIADDGEVLVRGVSVLKEYYKRPDATAEVLDANGYFHTGDAGVLDSEGHLRIIDRAKDVGRLVSGAIFAPNYIENKLKFFPQIKEAVCFGNGRSEVCAAINIDFEAVGNWAERRGLAYGGYVDLAGKPEVLALIAECIGKVNADLASEDGMGETQIARFLVLHKELDPDDDELTRTRKVRRGFIAEKYAVLLDALYGGKKEQYIETQVKFEDGRTGMVSATLKIVEAKTFPIVKAAA